From Nicotiana tabacum cultivar K326 chromosome 20, ASM71507v2, whole genome shotgun sequence, one genomic window encodes:
- the LOC107823434 gene encoding uncharacterized protein LOC107823434, whose protein sequence is MASLQCHKPAQHAPSTVCQKTTTVTCHKANNEHHSYADKMKDMTVKMFHHDNHNQHSACYGTKTNQSAACHGTKTQQSAACHGTKPQQSAACHGTKPQQSAACHGTKTQQSAACSGTKTHQSAACHGTSATAAHAGACGKKKEGNFMHKMRDQMRSRRNRNKDGSCSDGSDNSSSSSDESDDENCGRTKKRGNC, encoded by the exons ATGGCATCACTTCAGTGCCACAAGCCCGCTCAACATGCCCCATCCACTGTCTGTCAAAAAACCACCACTGTGACTTGCCACAAGGCCAACAATGAGCACCACTCTTACGCTGACAAAATGAAAGATATGACCGTCAAAATGTTTCACCATGACAATCACAATCAGCATTCTGCTTGCTACGGCACCAAAACTAACCAATCTGCTGCATGCCATGGCACCAAAACTCAGCAATCTGCTGCATGCCACGGCACCAAACCTCAGCAATCTGCTGCATGCCATGGAACCAAACCTCAGCAATCTGCTGCATGCCATGGCACCAAAACTCAGCAATCTGCTGCATGCAGTGGAACCAAAACTCACCAATCTGCTGCATGCCATGGCACAAGTGCAACTGCTGCACATGCTGGGGCTtgtggaaagaaaaaggaagggaATTTCATGCATAAGATGCGTGATCAAATGAGAAGCAGGAGGAACAGGAACAAGGACGGAAGTTGCAGCGAcggcagtgacaacagcagcagcagcagtgatGAGAGCGACGATGAAAACTGCGGAAGGACCAAG AAGAGAGGGAACTGCTGA
- the LOC142174540 gene encoding uncharacterized protein LOC142174540, whose amino-acid sequence MEVYIYDMLVKSAKKEDHIGHLKEAFEILRYIHSDTRAGGHRLHMENIICRFGIPKEISCDNGPQFIGKRTTKFFEKWYIKRILSTPYHRAANGQAESSNKVILNILKKKLEEAKGLWPELLPEVLWAYRTTPKPSIRETPYSLVYETDVVIPVEVGEPSLRYSNESATCNDESRLQDLDEVEE is encoded by the exons atggaagtttacatctATGACATGCTGGTGAAGTCAGCAAAGAAAGAAGATCACATTGGTCATTTGAAGGAAGCCTTCGAAATACTAAG gtacATACACTCAGATACGCGAGCAGGAGGTcatcgccttcatatggaaaataTTATATGTCGTTTTGGCATCCCCAAAGAGATCAGCTGCGATAACGGACCTCAGTTCATTGGAAAAAGAACGACCAAGTTTTTCGAAAAATGGTACATCAAGCGGATACTCTCCACGCCCTACCACCGTGCCGCCAATGGTCAAGCCGAATCCTCCAATAAAGTAATATTGAacatattgaaaaagaagcttgAGGAAGCTAAAGGGTTGTGGCCTGAACTACtaccagaagtattatgggcataccgtactaCGCCAAAACCCAGCATAAGAGAAAcgccatattcactagtctacgAGACTGATGTAGTCATACCCGTCGAGGTAGGGGAGCCCAGTCTGAGATACTCCAACGAGAGCGCAACATGCAACGACGAAAGTAGACTACAAGATCTGGATGAAGTTGAAGAATGA